In one window of Nicotiana tabacum cultivar K326 chromosome 12, ASM71507v2, whole genome shotgun sequence DNA:
- the LOC142167016 gene encoding uncharacterized protein LOC142167016, whose translation MGVVFEQFKHAYGEKLNMYVISDWNESILKATSSVYTGIPHYACMWHIWTNIRSKFKKGYIKLSELYFATTRSYTLDEFNERISKIEEIGTRVKAYLYDIGYHRWSRVHATVYRRWTMTSNIEESLNAVTKDARDLPVVELLEYMRTLLERWTNEKLLNAKGMFTYLGKKYNKELEDNRTLSQKMRVRDSTDYIHTVIDGVKRFIVCLQNKRCSCGQFQLDELSCAHALAALRHRNESYENYYSPYYKRESLLQTYEIPVDMLPDESK comes from the exons ATGGGGGTGGTTTTTGAGCAATTCAAACATGCATATGGTGAAAAACTAAATATGTATGTTATTTCGGACTGGAATGAGAGTATCTTGAAGGCAACATCTAGTGTTTATACCGGCATACCACATTATGcttgcatgtggcatatttggacaaatataaggTCAAAATTCAAGAAGGGTTATATAAAGTTAAGCGAATTATACTTTGCCACGACACGATCATACACgcttgatgaatttaatgaaagaatATCAAAGATTGAAGAGATCGGTACACGTGTTAAAGCATACTTATACGATATTGGCTATCACAGATGGTCTCGGGTACATGCTACGGTGTACAGAAGGTGGACGATGACATCAAATATTGAAGAGTCATTGAATGCGGTAACCAAAGATGCAAGAGACTTGCCCGTAGTAGAACTATTAGAGTACATGAGGACTCTTCTTGAACGTTGGACTAATGAAAAGTTATTGAATGCAAAGGGTATGTTCACATACCTTGggaaaaaatacaacaaagagttgGAGGACAACAGGACATTATCACAGAAGATGAGA GTGAGGGATTCAACAGATTACATTCATACTGTGATAGATGGTGTGAAGCGCTTCATTGTTTGTCTTCAAAATAAGAGATGTAGTTGTGGACAATTCCAACTTGATGAACTTTCTTGTGCACATGCTTTGGCGGCTTTGAGGCACAGGAACGAGTCGTATGAAAACTATTATTCTCCTTATTACAAGAGGGAGAGCCTTCTGCAGACTTACGAAATACCAGTAGACATGCTGCCTGACGAAAGCAAATAG